The genomic region CACATGAACCCATCCCCTGACCCAAACCGTCACATACGACCACacccagctgaaaatacggcatcccgtccgctctgcccgagtcaaGCAGCTGAGGGCCGAattagtactcaggtgggtgaccactggggaatcctcggtgttgtatgtttttatGCTTTTTTTGGGTTCCACTGTTGACTCCGTGACTGTTGCTATGCGGGACCTTTGTTCATGGGTTCAGGGGTTGAAGTAAACAAAGAACTATCTTTTGCCAATATCACCCGATTTCGCGGGTTACTTGCAGGGATGTAGGAGAGAGATACTGACGTTGATGTTTTTATATCCCCTGGGTCCCTGGACCTGCAGCAGAACCAGCAAGGTAGTTATTTGAGAGTTTCTTAAGGTGAACCAAGCAGCACAAAAACTCCGCTGCAGAAAGCGGAAATGCCAAGCTGGAGAACCTCTTGGGTTTTTCTCCCCCCTGGCAATAAACAAATCTCAAAGCCATCTAAGGCGGGGCACAGAGGGCCTCGCGAGGGTCTTGAATGCACAAGTTCTGCTGCATGATGGTTGTCAGCTGGTTATCCTACTTTCCCCAAATGAAAAGCCCTCGAGCCGTGAAGACAAGCAAAGATCGCAGACAGGCTGCCGATATCGATCAAATTGACTCTTCCAAATATCTATTAACCTTATCAGGGAATATAAGCAACCTTaatcgaaaaaaaaaagtcggTGCCAGTCACAAGCTTGGAGTCTCAGAGTGGATCCCCCGGGATAAAAAAGGCACCgaaaaaaacatacaacaccagggattccccagtggtcacccacctgagtactagtctGGCGATCAGCAGCTTatctaggggagagcggacgggatcccgagctTTCTACTGTCtgtggtcgtatgtgatagATGGGTGAGGGAATAGGGTATACagtgtttgatgatggagaagtgAGGCGAGATGCTGGGTGCGCTTGGTGAGGTAAGTGGCCGGATAGCGTTGGGTACTGCAGGTATTAATGCGACAGGTACATGTGTgaacttttattttttcccTAAGGTACTACTTACCCAGCCAGCGAGcgagatggtgttgagcaCTGGGTAAGGTAGAGAGGATGAACTTGGCTTTGTGATCCCAGGCTTTTATGCTGTAGCCCCCCGGCTACGGAAACAGATGAACTCAGCAGAAGAGCCGTTTGTTGTCTTGCTCTCAGAATTCCCACTATTTGAAGGGTAGGTCGGTGATGGCGTCGGGGTTTGTTGCCGGTGTTTGATCGAGTGGGCTGGTCGTTCAGACGTTCAGGGGCGCAGCAAACAAAAATGTCGATAGGTAAATAAGGCCGCCataaataaatattactCAATTTTCAGTACAAACAATATGATGTAAGCACCGAGATACCTTCATTTTGTTTCAAGCTAGGTAATTAGCCTGCCATCCTTGTAGTCGTGGAACATGGGCGTGGCTGTATCATCCTTTGCATGCCGTCTGCGCTCTCTGAATTGAGCGTAGATTGTCAAAAGAAGCAATATTGTGGCTAGTAGGAGCTCACTAGCGAGAAAGCTGATCCAGCCCCAGGTGATGTCGACGTATGACTCATCCTTGAAGGCCTTGCCCGTTATATTGAAGGCACTTCGGGCGGCTTTGAGTTCAGGAGTTGCGTCGCGAGCCTCTATGTGGAAGGCATAGCTTGAGAAAAACCAGTGATGGGAGACATATAGGGAGGTCTTTGGCCTTTACCTGTACGAGATGGCTGAGGCAATGTTGTGGTACATGTTGAATATCTGACCATGGCGTCTCGTCGCATTGGTCAATTTTTCCACCGTATATAAACCGTAGTAAAATAGGTTTGGGGATGTAACACCGTTGATGTATACTGACGGTTCTAAAGACTCTTCCCCCCGATCCTTCATGTAAAAGTCATCTCTTCCCACGCCAGCAAGATCAAATTTCATCTCTGCTGC from Podospora bellae-mahoneyi strain CBS 112042 chromosome 4, whole genome shotgun sequence harbors:
- a CDS encoding hypothetical protein (EggNog:ENOG503PCK1; COG:S) produces the protein MNCTTPLECMVFCHHGDETKWNKTITLQGQTERQRLYSSDLGLIERIAAEMKFDLAGVGRDDFYMKDRGEESLEPSVYINGVTSPNLFYYGLYTVEKLTNATRRHGQIFNMYHNIASAISYSYAFHIEARDATPELKAARSAFNITGKAFKDESYVDITWGWISFLASELLLATILLLLTIYAQFRERRRHAKDDTATPMFHDYKDGRLIT